The following proteins are co-located in the bacterium genome:
- a CDS encoding metallophosphoesterase family protein yields MIYAIGDIHGCLKALKELVAQLPLKEGDEVVFLGDYIDRGLDSKGVLDFLLQNQKPGWHFLRGNHEQMLLDWLGTPNPLAAANWLLNGGHATLQSYVPKEKLDEVRGEGAHILLQSYIPHTHVEFLNALPLTLDRPEAFFCHAGINLDNPLDAQDPDDLLWIRRKFIQDPRPTPKLIVHGHTPIQEVDLARDRINLDTGCVYGNRLTALALPEKRLYQVGFSQE; encoded by the coding sequence GTGATCTACGCGATCGGTGACATCCATGGTTGCCTGAAGGCCTTGAAGGAGCTGGTGGCCCAACTGCCCCTGAAGGAAGGGGATGAGGTCGTCTTCCTGGGCGACTATATCGACCGGGGCCTCGACAGCAAGGGCGTCCTGGATTTCCTCCTGCAGAACCAAAAGCCCGGATGGCATTTCCTTCGGGGGAACCATGAGCAAATGCTCCTGGATTGGCTGGGGACGCCCAATCCGCTCGCGGCGGCCAATTGGCTCTTGAACGGCGGCCATGCGACCCTGCAATCCTACGTGCCGAAGGAAAAGCTGGACGAGGTCCGGGGCGAGGGAGCCCATATCCTGCTCCAATCCTACATTCCCCACACCCATGTGGAGTTCCTGAACGCGCTCCCCCTGACCCTGGACCGCCCGGAAGCCTTCTTTTGCCACGCGGGGATCAACCTGGATAATCCCTTGGACGCTCAGGATCCGGACGATCTCCTGTGGATCCGCCGCAAGTTCATCCAAGACCCTCGGCCCACCCCGAAGCTCATTGTCCATGGGCACACGCCCATCCAGGAAGTGGACCTAGCCCGCGACCGGATCAACCTGGACACGGGTTGCGTCTATGGCAACCGCTTGACCGCCCTGGCCCTCCCTGAGAAGCGGCTTTATCAAGTGGGGTTCTCCCAGGAGTGA
- a CDS encoding magnesium transporter CorA family protein, which produces MKEHFRMKDGTVQGGDADGSNITVYTIPDEAEREELLQLLHCDRHVLESGLDPDEISRLEILRDGLFVVWKRPNNTSFAEQFKLEVSSIGLFLQKESLTVILAEGVVPFAEKEFQGVASLPDVMLRILQHTIHHFLGHLKAIKMLTSEIQAKLNASMGNQYLLQMFTLGENLIYYLDALEANAAVLAKLHKDGEKCGFSRSELAVMEDVMIEHHQCCKQAEIYSNVLSGLMDTRASIINNNMNTLLKNLTVISIVFLPLNLVAGIGGMSEFSQWTHGVDWRISYGLVLLAMWIGGWVLWRFLMRNIR; this is translated from the coding sequence ATGAAAGAACATTTCCGGATGAAGGATGGGACCGTCCAAGGCGGGGATGCGGACGGATCCAACATCACGGTCTATACCATCCCCGACGAGGCGGAGCGGGAGGAACTGCTGCAACTCCTCCATTGTGACCGGCATGTGTTGGAATCGGGGCTGGATCCGGACGAGATCTCCCGCCTGGAGATCCTCAGGGACGGGCTTTTTGTTGTCTGGAAGAGGCCCAACAACACCTCCTTCGCCGAACAGTTCAAGCTCGAGGTCTCCTCGATCGGGCTTTTTCTCCAGAAAGAAAGCCTGACCGTCATCCTGGCCGAGGGGGTCGTCCCCTTCGCCGAGAAGGAGTTCCAGGGGGTCGCCTCGCTCCCGGACGTGATGCTGCGCATCCTCCAGCACACCATCCACCATTTCCTGGGTCACCTGAAGGCCATCAAGATGCTGACGTCGGAGATCCAGGCCAAATTGAACGCTTCCATGGGCAACCAATACCTCCTGCAGATGTTCACCCTGGGCGAGAACCTCATCTATTACCTGGATGCCCTGGAGGCCAACGCGGCCGTCCTGGCGAAACTGCATAAGGACGGTGAAAAGTGCGGTTTCAGCCGTTCCGAATTGGCGGTGATGGAGGATGTGATGATCGAGCATCATCAATGTTGCAAACAGGCGGAGATCTATTCGAACGTCCTCTCCGGCCTGATGGATACCCGGGCCAGCATCATCAACAACAACATGAACACCTTGCTGAAGAACCTGACCGTCATCAGCATCGTTTTCCTTCCCCTGAACCTGGTAGCGGGGATCGGGGGCATGTCCGAGTTCAGCCAATGGACCCATGGGGTGGATTGGCGCATTTCCTACGGGCTGGTCCTTTTGGCGATGTGGATCGGGGGATGGGTCCTGTGGCGTTTTTTGATGCGCAACATCCGTTGA
- the mazG gene encoding nucleoside triphosphate pyrophosphohydrolase, with amino-acid sequence MDYLRRLENIMTRLRSRNGCPWDRRQTHRTLKPYLLEEAHEVLDAIDMDDPKALQEELGDLLLQVVFHAQMAKEKGRFDLQEVAKGIGDKLIRRHPHVFGKSSRRISDINRKWEELKRQEKPERRSALDGLPKSLPSLLRTQRMFEKINKGQKATDKKDLEKQAAKAWQGLQKSLKAGRRGKERAAGEFLLAFTRLAQAEGVHAEMALQRASASFERSFRKSEEPTRR; translated from the coding sequence ATGGATTATCTGCGCCGTCTTGAAAATATCATGACCCGGCTCCGATCCAGGAACGGCTGCCCCTGGGACCGCCGCCAGACCCACCGCACCCTGAAACCTTACCTATTGGAAGAGGCCCACGAGGTCCTGGACGCCATCGACATGGACGATCCCAAGGCCCTCCAGGAAGAACTGGGGGACCTCTTGTTGCAGGTCGTCTTCCACGCCCAAATGGCCAAGGAAAAGGGCCGTTTCGACCTCCAGGAGGTGGCCAAGGGTATCGGCGACAAGCTCATCCGCCGCCATCCCCACGTCTTCGGGAAATCCAGCCGCAGGATCTCCGACATCAACCGTAAATGGGAAGAATTGAAACGGCAGGAAAAACCCGAGCGGAGATCGGCCTTGGACGGCCTCCCCAAGTCCCTCCCGTCCCTGCTGAGGACCCAGCGGATGTTCGAGAAGATCAACAAGGGGCAAAAAGCAACGGATAAGAAGGACCTGGAAAAACAGGCGGCCAAGGCCTGGCAGGGCCTGCAAAAGAGCCTCAAGGCCGGAAGACGGGGAAAAGAAAGGGCCGCCGGTGAATTCCTGCTCGCCTTTACCCGCCTGGCCCAAGCGGAGGGCGTCCATGCCGAGATGGCCCTTCAACGGGCCTCCGCCTCGTTCGAACGTTCCTTCCGGAAGTCGGAAGAACCGACCCGGCGCTAG
- a CDS encoding restriction endonuclease, which translates to MDLSFWTERLMKVPGAQGTKAHLLAQGHTEQEATFGGAIVGALGIFLGVILFNSFIYGIIRGFFDQAWAYCLENPVEATLAGIFATLLFLAVLFKWMGHSSQKKIESAQQTRRDRHRMEEKRDYLRKGAMGNFEEIFRYFLKETRPDLEVKTCHVVDNIPRILFLARRFNTELGGDVGKNYNLFRDALFQDTLDLLGAAFDLAENIPAVIVDAQMNFISGKAKYYEGSVLSVKAQRDVFLHARGKKTAPFKALTSFDLRYNDGMEVKSIPQEESKQARVLERIKENAPRLNVRYEAPKAKADDGWEKPKEIAEPEVIQETTRGKEMSALSLSQFQDLVLGVLAKMSFAVQKVKKVPGGTLQIQVDFAHPVVGGSFLVLARQYPETAPVHADLIRELDEVTREEACKRGIYIVTGRYTEEARNITRKMAVDLVDGARLEELVAGPPYDGRWTFRIVDEKGVVQDLSRMPLLSFEKETDLFLKSMGFRVEKIRRQPGGSVVAVAQYPHPVVGGKFCVMAKQFQASETVSPEFVSEMSHVMKAEFCDRGLLMVTTAIGQEARALARFSNVDLVDRNTWENLRRQI; encoded by the coding sequence TTGGATCTGTCTTTCTGGACCGAACGGTTGATGAAGGTCCCCGGAGCCCAGGGGACCAAGGCGCACCTCTTGGCGCAGGGCCACACCGAACAGGAGGCGACCTTCGGCGGGGCCATCGTCGGGGCCCTGGGGATCTTCCTGGGCGTCATCCTTTTCAATTCCTTCATTTATGGGATCATCCGCGGGTTCTTCGACCAGGCCTGGGCCTATTGCCTGGAGAACCCGGTGGAAGCCACCTTGGCGGGGATCTTCGCCACCCTTCTCTTCCTGGCGGTCCTCTTCAAATGGATGGGCCATAGCTCCCAAAAGAAGATCGAGTCGGCCCAGCAAACCCGCCGGGACCGTCACCGCATGGAGGAGAAACGGGACTACCTGCGCAAGGGGGCCATGGGGAACTTCGAGGAGATATTCCGCTACTTCCTCAAGGAAACACGGCCCGACCTCGAGGTGAAGACCTGCCACGTGGTGGACAACATCCCGCGGATCCTGTTCCTGGCCCGGCGGTTCAACACCGAACTGGGCGGTGACGTGGGGAAGAACTACAACCTTTTTCGCGACGCCCTCTTCCAGGATACCTTGGACCTTCTCGGGGCCGCTTTCGACCTGGCCGAGAACATTCCCGCGGTCATCGTGGACGCCCAAATGAACTTCATCAGCGGTAAGGCCAAGTATTACGAGGGATCGGTCCTGAGCGTGAAGGCCCAGCGGGACGTCTTCCTCCACGCCCGGGGCAAGAAAACGGCCCCCTTCAAGGCCCTGACCTCCTTTGACCTACGCTACAACGACGGTATGGAGGTCAAGTCCATCCCCCAGGAGGAAAGCAAGCAGGCCCGGGTCCTGGAAAGGATCAAGGAGAACGCGCCCAGGTTGAACGTGCGTTATGAGGCGCCCAAGGCCAAGGCCGATGACGGGTGGGAGAAGCCCAAGGAGATCGCCGAGCCCGAGGTCATCCAGGAGACGACCCGGGGGAAGGAAATGAGCGCGCTGTCCCTGTCCCAATTCCAGGACCTGGTCCTCGGCGTCCTGGCCAAAATGAGCTTCGCGGTCCAAAAGGTGAAGAAGGTGCCCGGCGGGACGCTCCAGATCCAGGTGGATTTCGCCCATCCGGTGGTGGGGGGCAGTTTCCTGGTCCTGGCCCGCCAATATCCGGAGACCGCTCCGGTGCACGCCGACCTCATCCGGGAACTGGACGAAGTCACCCGCGAGGAGGCGTGCAAACGAGGCATCTATATCGTGACCGGGCGCTATACCGAGGAGGCCCGCAACATCACCCGGAAGATGGCGGTGGACCTGGTGGACGGGGCCCGGTTGGAGGAACTCGTCGCGGGCCCGCCCTATGACGGACGCTGGACCTTCCGGATCGTGGATGAGAAGGGGGTGGTCCAGGACCTGTCCCGGATGCCCCTCTTGAGCTTCGAGAAGGAAACGGACCTTTTCTTGAAAAGCATGGGGTTCCGCGTGGAGAAGATCCGGCGCCAGCCGGGAGGGTCCGTCGTGGCCGTGGCCCAATATCCCCACCCGGTGGTCGGGGGCAAGTTCTGCGTGATGGCCAAGCAATTCCAGGCGAGCGAGACCGTTTCCCCGGAGTTCGTCAGCGAGATGAGCCATGTGATGAAGGCGGAGTTCTGCGACCGGGGCTTGTTGATGGTGACGACGGCCATCGGCCAGGAGGCCCGGGCCTTGGCCCGTTTCTCGAACGTGGACCTGGTGGACCGGAACACCTGGGAGAACCTGCGGCGCCAGATCTGA